From Nitrososphaerales archaeon:
GATGATCTTCTTCGCCTCTTCTTCCGCACTCGATAAGATCTGCCGAATCTGTGCTGAAGCCCTCTGTCTAATACCTTCTTTTATAAACTCAAATCCACTAATCAATCGCCAACACCCTCTTTACAACGAAGTTGACAGCATCTTCAAACTTTTCATTCGAGATCCTTTTAAAGCTTTCAGCCTTTTCCCTATACTCCCTTAAGATCCTCTCCGCTTCTTTTTCAGCCTCCTCTCTCTCCTTTTGTATAATCTTATCGATCCGCTCTCTTTGAGTTGCCAAGATTCTTTTCGCCTCCTCCCTTGCTCTGTTAATGATAGCCTCGGCCTGACTCTTTGCATCCTCGATGGATTTTAATGCCCTCTCTTCTTCCGCGACGAGTTCTTCTATGCTCAAAGTTTCAATTTCGCCCCTACAGCCAGACTTACACTCCTTTTAAGCTCTTCGATCCTTTTGCCTTTAATACCAGTGTAATCAGGAATAAATGAGAAGATCGGTGTTACCTTCCCTTCCTTTATTATCCTCGATCTGATTTCAGCAGTTATTTCAACGTATCGATCAGGCAGTATGATCATAGCATACTTGTTCGTTTTTAAGACTTCACCGAGAATCTTTAAAACTTCATTGGGATCTGTAGCCTTCAAACCCTCCGCACCTATCATTTTAAACCCAGCTATAAATGTTGGATCGCCGATC
This genomic window contains:
- a CDS encoding V-type ATP synthase subunit F, with translation MSVVAIGDPTFIAGFKMIGAEGLKATDPNEVLKILGEVLKTNKYAMIILPDRYVEITAEIRSRIIKEGKVTPIFSFIPDYTGIKGKRIEELKRSVSLAVGAKLKL